A portion of the Prosthecobacter fusiformis genome contains these proteins:
- a CDS encoding urea amidolyase associated protein UAAP1: MTDPIYTLDLSGAGMWSRIIGRHKTLRLTDLEGGANIGMLLYHASERHERYNMPDTLKGQHIFYLRAPYCLHSDMGRILASITQDTTGWHDTVCGGSDAALVRQKFGDKTFQTARNDFHRNARECFLIELSKWGLGERDLVPNLNWFSKVVADEAGRLSFVSGHSKAGDHVDLRFEMDTLVVLNTCPHPLDPDPAYHPRPVRLEVFRNDPPAADDPSFTVRPENARAWRNTEDFYLLAQ, translated from the coding sequence ATGACCGATCCCATCTACACTCTCGATCTCAGCGGCGCTGGCATGTGGTCCCGCATCATTGGCAGGCATAAAACCCTGCGCCTGACCGACCTCGAAGGCGGTGCCAATATCGGCATGCTGCTTTATCACGCCAGCGAGCGGCATGAGCGTTACAACATGCCAGATACCCTCAAAGGCCAGCACATCTTCTACCTCCGTGCACCTTACTGCCTGCACTCAGACATGGGGCGCATTCTCGCTTCCATCACCCAAGACACCACTGGCTGGCACGATACCGTCTGCGGTGGCAGCGATGCCGCCCTCGTCCGCCAGAAATTTGGAGATAAAACGTTTCAGACAGCGCGCAACGATTTCCATCGCAATGCCCGCGAATGTTTTTTGATCGAGCTATCCAAGTGGGGCCTGGGCGAACGCGACCTCGTGCCTAACCTCAATTGGTTCAGCAAAGTCGTCGCCGATGAAGCAGGCAGACTGAGCTTCGTCAGCGGCCACTCAAAAGCTGGCGACCACGTGGATCTGCGTTTCGAAATGGACACCCTCGTTGTGCTCAATACCTGCCCGCATCCGCTGGATCCAGACCCTGCCTACCACCCCCGTCCCGTCAGGCTGGAAGTGTTTCGAAATGACCCGCCAGCAGCAGACGATCCCAGCTTTACCGTGCGTCCTGAAAATGCCCGCGCCTGGCGCAATACCGAGGACTTTTACCTTCTCGCCCAATGA
- a CDS encoding urea amidolyase associated protein UAAP2, which produces MSTFIPAFSDLNAATAIYDHTILAGDHWVHEVKRGQTLRIVDLEGNQAADTLFYNAHDPLERYSASDTIRHQAALYLTTGTRLMSTRGNPLLTIVADTCGNHDTLGGACSRESNVMRYAFDKEPMHACRDSFIRGVQCWSHGLGKRDITCNINFFMNVPVSPDGQLRFADGVSGPGYYVEMRAEMDVIALISNCPQLNNPCNAYNPTPVQVLIWD; this is translated from the coding sequence ATGAGCACTTTCATTCCCGCTTTCTCAGACCTTAACGCAGCCACAGCCATCTATGATCACACCATCCTGGCCGGAGACCACTGGGTGCATGAGGTTAAACGTGGACAGACTTTGCGCATCGTCGATCTGGAAGGAAACCAAGCCGCAGACACCCTGTTTTACAATGCTCACGATCCCCTGGAACGCTACAGCGCCAGCGATACCATCCGCCACCAGGCCGCCCTTTATCTGACCACCGGCACGCGACTGATGTCCACACGTGGAAATCCCCTGCTTACCATCGTGGCGGATACGTGCGGCAACCATGACACCCTCGGCGGAGCCTGCTCACGGGAAAGTAATGTCATGCGCTACGCTTTTGACAAGGAGCCCATGCACGCCTGCCGTGATAGCTTCATTCGCGGCGTGCAATGCTGGAGCCACGGCCTGGGCAAACGTGACATCACCTGCAACATCAACTTCTTCATGAATGTCCCCGTTAGCCCAGACGGCCAGCTTCGCTTTGCCGATGGCGTCTCCGGCCCCGGTTATTACGTGGAGATGCGGGCTGAAATGGATGTCATCGCCCTGATTTCAAACTGCCCACAACTTAACAACCCCTGCAACGCCTATAACCCGACACCTGTCCAGGTGCTGATCTGGGACTAA